The Gemmatimonadaceae bacterium genome segment GTTCGCCGGGCGCATGTCGGGCCGTCAGGACGTGCTGAACGTGCTGCATTTGCCGGTGCTGCCCATCGACTCCGAGGCGTGGTGGGCCGAGGTGCGCCCCACGCTTCCCATGCCAACGGCCGACGGCCGTGAACAGTGGGTCCGGCCCGGATACACCGTGCGCGCCGCGGCCGACACGATGGACGGCTCGATCGACGTTACGCTCGTCGATTCCACCCATCACGTATGGGCGCTGGGCCGGGTGCACGCGCCGCTGCGCCACGTCTTCTGGCTGGATCGTCCCCGCATCGACTCCACCACGCGCCTCGCGCTGCGGCGCGCCTTCGATGATGCGGTGTCGTACGGCGAAGACGTGCGCGTGGCGAGGCTGCGACTTCCCCTGGCGCTTGGGTCGCGCGTGCGCGCCGCTTCGAATGTTCGTATCTCTTCCCCACGTCCCGCCGTGCGGCGCCCCGTGCGCCGACGCCCCGCCACGCCATGAGCCACCAACATCACCACCGCGAGATCAAGACCGTCAAGGAGAGCCACCACGAGTCGTCGCAGCTCATGATGCCGCAGGACGCGAACAACATGGGCAACGTGTTCGGCGGCGTCGTGCTCTCCATGATGGACAAGACCGCCGCGATCGCGGCCTTCCGCCACTGCCGGATGCCTGTGGTCACCGCGTCGATCGACCGTGTGGACTTTCGCGAACCGATTCACCTTGGGGACCTGCTCGTCATGAAGGCGAGCGTCAACTACGTGGGACGCACGTCGCTGGAAGTGGGTGTGCGGGTGGAGGCGGAGGATCTCCTGACCGGGAAACGCCGACACACGAACTCGTGCTATCTCACCTTCGTGGCCGTCGACCGCGCGGGCCATCCGGTGGAGATCCCGGCGCTCAAACCGGAGTCGCCGGAGGAGATGCGGCGCTTCGAGGCGGCGGAAGCCCGGCGGCGCCTGCGGCTCCAGGAGCGCGAATCGGAGCGCCGCCTCGATGAACGGGCGTAACGGCGTGGCGTCCGGCGTTGTGGTGCCGCGGCGTTTCTGACTATACTCCAGACATGAAGCTCTTCACGGTCGACCAGGCCAACGCCACGCTGCCTCTCGTGCGCAAGATCGTGGCTGACGTCGTGCGCCAACACTCGGCGTGGCGCGAGAAGATCCTCGAACTCGACCTCGCCTCGTCCAACGCGCAGGGTGAGGGTGAGCACGGGAGCGCCCAGCGGCTGGAACGCGAGGTGCAGGCCCTGGCCCGCGAGATCGCGGGATTCCAGCGCGAACTCGACGCGCTGGGCATCGAACTGAAGGACCCGCGGCTCGGCCTGGTGGACTTTCCGGGCGAGACGAATGGCCGGCGCATCCTGTTGTGCTGGCGCCTGGGCGAACCCGAGGTTCAGTTCTGGCACGAAGTGGACGCCGGCTATTCGGGCCGCCAGCCGTTGGCGCCGCTGCTCGTCGGCTGACACCACCTCCTCACCACCCCCGCACCAACATGCTCAGCTATCGCGATCCCGACGGCGTGGAATACGCCGTCGAGGTGACCAATCCCGCGTCCAGCAATGCCGTGGTGTTCTTCCGCCACCCCGACGGCCGGCACGTGCGGCTCGACCGCTATAACTGGTACATCAGTCACGGGCCCGAGGCGCGGAGCGTGACGTCGCGACTCGATCCCAAGCTCGTCGCGCAATCGCTGGACCAGCAGACGCTGGCCCGGCTGTTTCGCCGCTCGATGCCCGTGTGGCGGCCCGATCCGGTCGCGAACCTCTGGCGGTCGCCGGCCTCAAGCGTCGGGCGTCGCTGATCCATCGAGGGTGTCGCGGTACGGCACGTCGATCTCCATTCCATCGCGCGCCACCACCACGTTGGGGAACACCTCTTTCGCCTCGCGCGCCAGTTCCGCGGGATCGCGCGAGTAACGTGCCGAGAAGTGCGTGAGTACGAGCTTCCGCACTCCCGCTCGCGCCGCCACGCCAGCTGCTTCGCGTGCCGTCGAGTGTCCGGTCTCGCGGGCCCGTTCGGCCTCCTCGTCGGCGAACGTGGCTTCGTGCAACAGCAGGTCCGCGTTGCGCGACATCTCCACCGTGGCGTCGCAGGGGCGCGTGTCGCCGGTGATCACCACGGTGCGCCCCGGGCGCGGCGGTCCCACCAGATCACTCGGCGCCAGCGTGCGGCCGTCGGCGAGCGTGATGTTCTCGCCGCGGTGGATCTGCCCCCACAACGGGCCTTCGGGAATCCCCAGTTCGCGGGCGCGGTCGGGGTGAAAGCGTCCCTTGCGTTCCGGCTCGACCAGGGCGTAGCCCATGGAGAGCGCCGGGCCGTGGTCCACGGGAAAGGGCACGACGGCGTAGTCGCCGTAGTCCACGCGCGTCATCGGGTCGAGTTCGATGATCTCCACCGGAAAGCTGATGCGGTCCACGCCGAACTCCTTGGCCCGCTTGAGGTGGCGTCCACCGCCCTTGGGTCCGAGCAACCGCATCGGCTCGGTGCGTCCCTGAAGCGCCATCGTGCGCATGAGGCCGATCACGCCGATCACGTGGTCGGAGTGGAAATGCGTGAAGTAGATGTCGCGCAGCGCGAAGCTCACGCCGTACCGCATCATCTGTCGCTGCGTGCCCTCGCCGCAGTCGAACATGAGCGTCTCACCCTCGCGCACGAGCACGACAGAGGCGACGTTGCGCTCCACCGTGGGGCGCGACGCGGACGTGCCGAGGAGGCCGAGGGAGAGGGACATGGCGGGGGAATATACGGTAGGACCGTAAGAGAGTAGGAGGGTAGGACGGGAGACTGCAATACGCCGTTTACCCACGACCCTCCCACTGTCCTACCCTCCTACGCTGCACCGGCCAGCACGGCTCTCCACCGCACCTCGTCAACGTTGCCGCCGCTCACGATCACGCTGGCGGGAAAGGTGAGCGGCGTCTTGCCGAACAGCACCGCGCCGGCGGCAACTGCCCCCGCCCCCTCTACCTTGATGTCGTGCTCGCGGTGGAGCCAGGCGATGGCGCGGGCGATCTCGACTTCCGTGAGCAGCACGATGTCGTCGAGTGCGTGGCGTCCGATGTCGAGCGCCTCTTCGTCGATCTGGCCGGCCAGTCCGTCGGCGAGCGTAGGTGTCACCGGGATCTCGACCACGTGGCCGGCGGCGATCGATCGCGCCATGGCCGCCGTCTGGTCGCTCTGCGCTCCGATGATCCGCACACTGGGCGCGTCGTGCCGCACGAGCGACGCGCAGCCGCCGAGCAGGCCGCCGCCTCCCACGCACACGACGAGCGTGCGCAGGTCGGGGAGTTGGTCGAGGATCTCCAGCGCCACCGTGCCCTGGCCCGCGAGCAGCATGTCGCCGAGGCACGGATTGATGAACGCCAAGCCATGCTCCTCACCGTATGCCTTGGCGGCCGTCATCGCGGCGTCGTAGTCGGGTTGCGTGTCGTCGAGCATGGCGCCCAGCGCGCGGATGCCGGACTTCTTCACGTCGGGCGCG includes the following:
- a CDS encoding acyl-CoA thioesterase; translated protein: MSHQHHHREIKTVKESHHESSQLMMPQDANNMGNVFGGVVLSMMDKTAAIAAFRHCRMPVVTASIDRVDFREPIHLGDLLVMKASVNYVGRTSLEVGVRVEAEDLLTGKRRHTNSCYLTFVAVDRAGHPVEIPALKPESPEEMRRFEAAEARRRLRLQERESERRLDERA
- a CDS encoding pyridoxal-phosphate dependent enzyme, whose product is MFKDLRPEAVREAAQRIASHVVRTPLIKSAPLSRLAGGDVYLKLENRQITGSFKLRGALNALATLVLDSRRGVVASSAGNHGLGVAYAAKVLGVPAKIFVPSTAPDVKKSGIRALGAMLDDTQPDYDAAMTAAKAYGEEHGLAFINPCLGDMLLAGQGTVALEILDQLPDLRTLVVCVGGGGLLGGCASLVRHDAPSVRIIGAQSDQTAAMARSIAAGHVVEIPVTPTLADGLAGQIDEEALDIGRHALDDIVLLTEVEIARAIAWLHREHDIKVEGAGAVAAGAVLFGKTPLTFPASVIVSGGNVDEVRWRAVLAGAA
- the rnz gene encoding ribonuclease Z, whose product is MSLSLGLLGTSASRPTVERNVASVVLVREGETLMFDCGEGTQRQMMRYGVSFALRDIYFTHFHSDHVIGVIGLMRTMALQGRTEPMRLLGPKGGGRHLKRAKEFGVDRISFPVEIIELDPMTRVDYGDYAVVPFPVDHGPALSMGYALVEPERKGRFHPDRARELGIPEGPLWGQIHRGENITLADGRTLAPSDLVGPPRPGRTVVITGDTRPCDATVEMSRNADLLLHEATFADEEAERARETGHSTAREAAGVAARAGVRKLVLTHFSARYSRDPAELAREAKEVFPNVVVARDGMEIDVPYRDTLDGSATPDA
- a CDS encoding DUF2203 domain-containing protein, with the protein product MKLFTVDQANATLPLVRKIVADVVRQHSAWREKILELDLASSNAQGEGEHGSAQRLEREVQALAREIAGFQRELDALGIELKDPRLGLVDFPGETNGRRILLCWRLGEPEVQFWHEVDAGYSGRQPLAPLLVG